GCGTCCAGACGGATAATAATATCCCCGGTTGAACAGCGGATTGCCTGATTCCAGCCGGAGGCCTGATTGTTTCCCTGATTTTCTGTAACAATACAATTATGATACTGTGGATTATCTTCAGCAAAGCATTCCATAATCCGTCTGGTTCCGTCTGTTGAACTGCTGTCCACCATCACAACTTCGATCTGCTCTGCCGGGTAATCCTGTTTTGTGATATCCTCCAGCAAATGTGGAAGATACTCTTCTTCATTGCGCGCAATCGTGCAAACTGATACTAACATACATTTCTCCTATACTGTAGTTCTTATCGTAATACTGCAAATACTGTCATAAACATGGTCATAAAATCTCTCCACAGACTGTATTTGCGCAGATCTTCCAGATTATAACTCATCTTCTCCGGAAGCACTTCATGAATATAAGCATAATCCACATCTTCTACATGCTCCAGCATTTCACCCTCATCTTTGTAGCATACGCTGGCTCTGGAAGTGATTCCTGCCGGTAACAAAAGAGTCGCATACATTTCTTTCGTATATCCTTTTACATACTTCACAACTTCCGGTCTGGTTCCAACAAAACTCATCTCTCCGCGAAGAACATTGATAAGCTGCGGAAATTCATCAATCCTGCAGCCACGGATCACTTTTCCAACCCGTGTCAGTCTGGAATCCTGACTGATCGTAACCTGTGTTCCCAT
The sequence above is drawn from the Coprococcus comes ATCC 27758 genome and encodes:
- a CDS encoding sugar transferase, whose amino-acid sequence is MRKWDELPKFMRTDEVKQYYDILIRHEKELRLKRYFDILLSMILLVILSPIMLVISIAIKLDSPGPVIYKQVRVTQYGKKFHILKFRTMVQNADKMGTQVTISQDSRLTRVGKVIRGCRIDEFPQLINVLRGEMSFVGTRPEVVKYVKGYTKEMYATLLLPAGITSRASVCYKDEGEMLEHVEDVDYAYIHEVLPEKMSYNLEDLRKYSLWRDFMTMFMTVFAVLR